From Triticum aestivum cultivar Chinese Spring chromosome 4A, IWGSC CS RefSeq v2.1, whole genome shotgun sequence, a single genomic window includes:
- the LOC123085015 gene encoding uncharacterized protein has product MDPGNGFLAAKLTDDLVVEILSWLPFKSFCRFKCVCKAWLALSSDPQYCKKLLKITTGLLYQRRYHSAIKLASLPHNDKDFDEALSFLPQYEQLELMDSCNGLVLCKYKNNYTPQGICRFIVCNPATREWKILPDTPLSHYDPFYNMSILAFSTSWSANFYVFNFQRLSTLRLGFGPVKLQVFSFDLSSWFLDDASWLSETMVSQPHLFIDGALYVRTDLHEIMVLKSLEETSSGILPSLRTIELPHEDVGFIARFGQCCFGQSSGALHYALPEEDARTILVWGLDVDEPYEWSLKYRLSMSHAFGRDNLCQYDSHSWKCDYEVIALDLENDGLVLFDERADKLHLYNIRTGELNVIQPDNHRCRSLEDEYYHYVASYSKLPALTM; this is encoded by the coding sequence ATGGACCCTGGGAATGGTTTTCTTGCTGCTAAGCTAACTGATGATCTGGTGGTGGAGATCCTCTCCTGGCTGCCTTTCAAGTCTTTTTGCCGCTTCAAATGTGTTTGCAAGGCCTGGCTTGCCTTATCCTCTGATCCGCAATACTGCAAGAAGCTTCTGAAAATTACAACAGGTCTTCTCTACCAACGACGTTATCACTCTGCTATTAAGCTCGCTAGCCTGCCCCACAATGATAAGGATTTTGATGAAGCTCTTAGTTTCCTACCACAGTATGAGCAATTAGAGCTGATGGACTCTTGCAATGGCCTAGTCCTTTGTAAGTACAAGAACAACTATACTCCTCAAGGTATTTGCCGCTTTATCGTGTGCAATCCGGCAACACGAGAGTGGAAGATACTCCCTGACACTCCTCTTAGCCATTATGACCCTTTTTACAATATGAGTATTCTGGCCTTCAGCACATCATGGTCGGCAAACTTCTACGTCTTCAACTTTCAGCGGCTGAGTACCCTTCGTTTGGGATTTGGCCCTGTCAAACTTCAGGTGTTCTCGTTTGATCTTTCCTCTTGGTTTCTGGATGATGCATCATGGCTCTCTGAGACAATGGTTTCTCAACCACACCTGTTTATTGATGGAGCACTGTATGTGCGGACAGATTTGCATGAGATTATGGTACTGAAGAGCTTGGAGGAAACTAGTTCTGGCATTCTACCCTCTCTTCGGACTATTGAGTTGCCGCATGAAGATGTTGGTTTTATTGCTAGGTTTGGCCAATGTTGCTTCGGCCAATCTTCGGGGGCCTTGCATTACGCATTGCCAGAGGAGGATGCTCGTACAATTCTTGTTTGGGGTCTTGATGTTGATGAGCCTTATGAGTGGAGCCTCAAGTACCGCCTCAGTATGAGCCATGCATTCGGAAGGGACAACCTTTGTCAGTATGACTCACATTCCTGGAAATGTGACTATGAGGTCATCGCTCTTGACCTGGAGAACGATGGTCTTGTCCTATTTGATGAACGGGCAGATAAGCTTCATTTGTACAATATAAGAACCGGTGAACTTAACGTGATTCAACCAGATAACCACCGCTGCCGCAGTTTGGAAGACGAATACTACCATTATGTGGCATCCTACTCAAAGCTCCCTGCTTTAACCATGTAG